Genomic DNA from Streptomyces sp. NBC_01571:
CGGACGGCTGCGTGGTCGACCTTGGGCGGCACGTGGGAACGCGCCTGCTCGAGGCGCGGTGCGAGATGGGCGTCGTACTGCACGCGGGCCTGCTCTGCGGCCAGCGACATCTTGGGCGCGAGCCGTACGCGTGCCTCGTTCGCGTAGTGCGAGGCCCGGTCCTTGGCCGTGTCGGCGTAAGGCGCCACCACTTCCGCGGCGTGCAGCACGCTGTCCTTCGCCGAGCCGGTCGCGGCGCGCACGCTGTCAATGCGGGTCACGGGTTTTCCTCCTCCTCGGTGGCGTACTTGGGCGTTCGAGTACCCCAAACAGGCACAGTCCACCTTTCCACCCTTTTCGAGATCATGCCCCTTGCGCGACGGCGGGGCATGCGAGATAGGGCATACGGGGCAACAGGGCCTTACCACCGACCCTGCCACGGATCGGCGCTCGCGGCGCCGCCCGCGGGAGGACTCGACGCGTTTTCCGCAAGAGGGACGACGGGATGTTCGCCCGGAGGTGGTGGTCGGACGACGCGAGGCCCGGTCCGTGCGAGGATCGGGGGGTCAAAAAGAAGGCAACGGAAGGCAGATCGTGGCCGAGCAGCTTTACGCCACCCTGAAGACCAACCAAGGCGACATCGAAGTCCGGCTCCTGCCGAACCACGCGCCCAAGACGGTCCGGAACTTCGTCGAGCTCGCCACGGGTGAGCGGGAGTGGGTCAACCCGGAGACGGGTGCGAAGTCCACGGACAAGCTCTACGACGGCACGGTCTTCCACCGGGTGATCAGCGGATTCATGATCCAGGGCGGTGACCCGCTCGGCAACGGCACGGGTGGCCCGGGCTACCAGTTCGAGGACGAGTTCCACCCCGACCTCGCCTTCGACAAGCCGTATCTGCTCGCCATGGCCAACGCGGGCCCCGGTACCAACGGCTCGCAGTTCTTCATCACCGTCTCCCCGACGGCGTGGCTGACCCGCAAGCACACCATCTTCGGCGAGGTCGCCGGCCCGGCCAGCCAGAAGGTCGTGGATGCCATCGCGGGCACCCAGACCAACCCGCGCACCGACCGTCCGGTCAACGACGTCGTCATCGAGTCGGTCGTCGTCGAGACCCGCGAGGGCTGAGCCCGGAGGCCGAGGGGCCCGAGGACTCCCGCAGGGAACCAAACGCCCCGTTCATCCGTAAGGATGGGCGGGGCGATGCAGTGCGTACGACCGATTGAGGGGACTCGATGGACCAGGCGCCAGGCAGCCCGCAGGGCCCGAAGGACCAGGGATCGCAGGATGCCCAGGGCTTGCCGACCTGTTACCGGCACCCGGACCGCGAGACCGGTGTGCGCTGCAGCCGCTGTGAACGGCCGATCTGCCCCGAATGCATGGTCAGCGCGTCCGTCGGCTTCCAGTGCCCCGAATGCGTCCGGGGCGGCTCCGGTACGGGACACCCGCCGGCGGCCTCCCGGCCCCGCACGCTGGCGGGCGGCACCGTCGCCGCGGACCCCCGGCTCCTCACCAAGATCCTGATCGGGATCAACCTCGCCCTCTTCCTGGTGCAGCAGGCCGTCGGCGACCGCTTCACCGACAGCTTCGACCTCATCGGCCGGGCGTACGTCCCGGTCCTCGGCTCGGTCGAGGGCATCGCGGAAGGCCAGTGGTACCGGCTGCTGACGTCGATGTTCCTGCACGCCAGCTATATCCACATCCTGTTCAACATGCTCAGCCTGTGGTGGATCGGCGGCCCCCTGGAGGCGGCCCTCGGCCGGGCCCGCTACCTGGCGCTGTACTTCGTCTCGGGGTTCGCCGGCAGCGCGCTCACCTACCTGCTCGCCGCCCCGAACCAGCCGTCGCTCGGCGCCTCCGGCGCGATCTTCGGCCTCTTCGGCGCGACCGGGGTTCTCATGCGCCGGCTCAACTACGACATGCGCCCGTTGATCGGCCTGCTGGTGGTCAACCTGATCTTCACCTTCACCCCGGCGTTCGGCATTTCCTGGCAGGCCCACATCGGCGGCCTGGTGGGCGGTGTCGTCGTCGGCTACGCGATGGTCCACGCGCCGCGGGAGCGGCGGGCGCTGGTCCAGTACGGGGTGTGCGCGGCGGTGCTTGTCGCGGTGGTGGTCGCGACGCTGGTCAGGACGGCTCAGCTCACCTGAGCCGCCCCGGTCACCGCTGTTGTCCACAGACGGTGGCGGATCTTGTGCACGCTGTGGGGGAACAGCTGTGCCCCCTGTCGCTGACCCGAGTTTTCCCAGGTCGGACAGGGGGCGAACAGGCTTGCGGATCCCGGTAGGTCAGTCACACCGGCGTCAACCCTGGATGAGTTATCCACAGATCGTCGTTCTTTTTCCACCTGTGGAAAACAGTTGTGGATAACTCAGTGGATAGCCCTGGGGAGAGCTGTCCGGGAGCTGCCGCACCGTCGGTCGCGGAGCGCTACTTCCACTGCGTGGAGACGCCGAATCCCGCTGCGATGAAGCCGAAACCGACCACGATGTTCCAGTTGTCCAGCGCGTCGACCGGCAGTGAGCCGTCGGTCACGTAGAAGACCACGATCCAGGCGAGACCGATGAGGAACATGGCCAGCATGACCGGCGCGACCCAGCCGCGGCTGGTGAGCTTGATGTTGGTCGTCTGCTTCGCCTGGGGTGGCGTGTAGTCGGCCTTCTTGCGGATACGTGACTTCGGCACGAGGGTCTCTCCTGTCGATGCGCTGCGTGGCCGCGCAGGGAACTGGGGCGGGCTCCGGGGCAGCGTACAAGGGGACACTGAGCGCTCCCCCGGGCGTCCGTTAGCGTAGTGCTTCCGCGGCGCCGAAGGAGATAAGGGTACGTTGAGCAATTCTGCCGACTCTCCAGGGACGGGTTCCAGTCCTGCCGATACGCGCCGTTTCCGGCCCGTTCGCGTGCTCACCGTGGCCGTCTTCGCCCTCGCCGGCCTTATTTTCTTCACCAGCTTCAATACGGCCAAAGGCACCAATATCCGCACCGACGCGTCCCTGCTGAAGCTCTCCGACCTGATTCAGGAGCGCAGCCACAAGAACGCGTCGCTCGACGATTCCAACGGCGCGCTGCGGGACCAGGTCGACGCCCTCGCCGGACGGGAGAACGGCGGCAGCAAGGCCGAGAGCGACAAGGTCGCCGCGCTGGAGAAGAAGGCGGGTACCCAGCCGCTCAAGGGGAAGGCCGTCACGGTCACCCTCAACGACGCCCCGCCGAACGCCACGGCCAAGCTGCCCGGCTACCCCGAGCCGCAGCCCGACTATCTGGTCATCCACCAGCAGGACCTGCAGGCCGTGGTGAACGCCCTGTGGCTGGGCGGCGCCCAGGGCATCAAGGTGATGGACCAGCGGCTGATCTCCACGAGCGCCGTGCGCTGCGTCGGCAACACGCTGATTCTGCAGGGACGCGTCTACTCGCCCCCGTACAAGATCACCGCGGTGGGTGACCCCCAGAAGCTCCAGAAGGCGCTGGCGGACTCCCGGGCGATCCAGAACTACATGGTGTACGTCAACGTCTACGGGCTCGGCTGGAAAGTCGAGGAGAACGGGACGGTGACTCTTCCCGGCTACTCGGGCACAGTGGATCTCCACTACGCGAAGCCTGTGGAGTAGCCGGAGCCGCTGCCGCTGGGGGGCCTGTGTCGGTGCGAGTGGTCGTCAGGACGTTGAGCGAACTCTGCATCACCGTCGGCACACTGATCGTGCTCTTCGTGGTCTACGTGCTGTTCTGGACGGGCGTGAAGGCCGACAGCGAGATGGGCCACCAGATCGACCAGCTCCAGCGGCAGTGGTCGAAAGGGGCACTGGCGCAGCAGCGGGGGACGCCCACCGCCGCCCCGGCCACCGAGAGCCCGAAGGCGCCGCCCTCCTACACGTACGGCAAGCCCTTCGCGGTGATGTACATCCCGCGTCTTGGTTTCACGTGGAACAAGCCCGTGCTCGAAGGCACCGGAACGAGTGTCCTGAAGAAGGGGCTCGGCCACTATCGGGGGACGGCCCAGCTGGGGCAGACGGGGAACTTCGCCGTTGCGGGACACCGCCGGACCTACGGCGACCCGCTCAAGGACTTTCCGAAGCTGCGACACGGCGACGCGGTGGTGCTGACCGACGGGACGACCTGGTTCACGTATCGGATCGACAAAGGCCCTTACAAAACCGTACCCACGGACGTTGAGGTGATCGACCCTGTGCCACGTAAGTCCGGGTATACGGCTCCGGGCCGCTACCTGACGCTGACCACCTGCGAACCGGAGTGGGGTCACAGCCACCGGCTGATCGTCTGGGCGCATCTGGATTCCACACAGCCTGTGGAGGCTGGGAAACCGGGGGCGCTCCGCCGTTAGTCTGGTCCCGTACGGCGTGGGTCCGGTGGTGCAGGGCGGGGCTCTGACGCCGTGGTGCGACGGAAGGGACGGCATGTACGGCTTCATCTGGCGGCATCTGCCGGGGAACGCGTGGGTGAAGGCGCTGATCTCACTCGTGCTCGTCCTGGCGGTGGTCTACGTGCTCTTCCAGTACGTCTTCCCCTGGGCCGAACCGCTGCTCCCCTTCAACGATGTGACGGTGAACAACCAGTGAGCGCGCGGATCCTCGTCGTCGACAACTACGACAGCTTCGTCTTCAACCTGGTCCAGTACCTGTACCAGCTGGGCGCCGAGTGCGAGGTGCTGCGCAACGACGAGGTGTCGACCGCGCACGCGCAGGACGGGTTCGACGGGGTGCTCCTGTCGCCCGGCCCGGGCGCTCCCGAGCAGGCCGGCGTGTGCATCGAGATGGTCCGCCACTGCGCGGACACCGGGGTACCCGTCTTCGGTGTCTGTCTCGGCATGCAGTCGATGCAGGTGGCGTACGGCGGGGTCGTGGACCGTGCGCCGGAGCTGCTGCACGGCAAGACCTCGCTGGTGGAGCACGAGGGCAGGGGCGTCTTCGCCGGACTGCCGTCCCCCTTCACCGCGACCCGCTACCACTCGCTCGCGGCCGAGCCGGAGACCGTGCCGACCGCGCTGGAGGTCACCGCTCGCACCCACGACGGGATCATCATGGGCCTCAGGCACCGTGAACTCCCGGTTGAGGGCGTGCAGTTCCATCCCGAGTCGGTGCTGACCGAACACGGGCACCGGATGCTCGCCAACTGGCTCGTGGAGTGCGGCGACCAGGGTGCCGTGGCGAGGTCGGCGGGGCTCGCCCCGGTGGTGGGCAGGGCCACGGCGTGACCGCGCTGCGCCCCGAGCGCGAGTCCGGCGCCGCCTACGGCGCCGCCGGAGGAGACGGGTCCTCGTACGGGCAGCAGCCGTACGGGGCGCCCGGGGCGTTCGAGGGCGCGATCGAGCAGCTGGCGGACCCGCTCACCGATCCTCTTCCGGGCACGGCCCCCGCTCCCGGCCGCACACCTCCCGTCCACACCGCCCCCGGCCATGCCGTTCCGGCCGCGCCCACCGCCGGGCCGCAGGCCGGTCCGGGGCAGCAGTGGCCCGGCCACCATCAGTACGCGGGGGACGGCTCCGCCGGGTACGCGCGGGACTGGCAGGGGGCGGCGCAGGGCGGCTACGACGGCGCGCGGCAACGGCAGCCGTACGCGGAACCGGCGACGACCGCCATGCCGGCCTTCCAGGAGTCCGCGCCCCCGTACGGGGCCTCCACGGCTCCGCCCCCGTACACGCCGCCCCCAACCCCGTCCGCGCCCGTGTACGGGGCCTCCACGGCCTCGTCCGGTCCGGTGCCCGGTCCGGGCTACGGCGGCGTACCTCCGACGGCGGCCCGGCCGCTGGACGACGAGACCGTGGCGCTGCGGGCCTCGGAGGTCTCGGAGGCCCGGCTCATGGCCGCGCCCAAGACGCGTACCGACGCCGCGGACGATTCGGCAGCCGTGCCCGGGGGCCGCGCGGCCCGACGCAAGGCCGCACGGCGCCATGGGCGCCACGGAGGCCCCCCGGAGTCCCTGGAGTCCCAGACGCCCCAGGAAGGGGCGCAGGAGGCCTCTGGGGCGCCGCTGAGCCGTGTGGCGGCCCGCCGGGCCGCCCAGGCGCGGAAGCCCGGCGCGGCGGTCGTCGTGAGCCGGATGGTCGGCGAGGTCTTCATCACCACCGGCGTCCTGATGCTGCTGTTCGTGACCTACCAGCTGTGGTGGTCGAACGTCCGGGCGCACCAGCAGGCCGGCAGCGCCGCGCACCACCTCCAGGAGGACTGGGCGAGCGGCAAGCGGAGCCCGGGGACGTTCGAGCCGGGACAGGGCTTCGCCATCCTGCACATCCCGAAGCTGGACGTCGTCGCGCCGATCGCGGAGGGCACGAGCAAGACGAAGGTGCTCGACCGCGGCATGGTGGGCCACTACGGCGAGGGCAGTCTCAAGACGGCGATGCCGGACGCCAAGACGGGCAACTTCGGCCTCGCGGGCCACCGCAACACGCACGGTGAACCGTTCCGCTACATCAACCGCCTCAAGCCGGGCGACGCGATCGTCGTCGAGACGCAGGACGACTACTTCGTCTACAAGATGGCGTCGATCCTGCCGGTGACGTCCCCTTCGAACACAAGTGTGCTGGCTCCCGTCCCCAAGGGGTCCGGATTCACGGGGCCAGGCCGCTACATCACCCTGACCACCTGCACGCCGGAATTCACCAGCAAATACCGGATGATCGTGTGGGGCAAGATGGTCGAGGAACGCCCGCGCAGCAAGGGCAAGCCGGACGCCCTCATCGGCTAGGCGCATCCAGCGGTGCGCTGTCGGCCCCTCGGGCGACGAGCACGTGAGACAACCTGAGACAGACCAGACGGGGCAGATGCACAGTGGCAGCGAGGACCGACCACGACGAGCGCACCGACGCCGACGCCGAGGCGCCCGCACCGAAAAGGCGTGGTCCCGGCCGGATCGCGATGGCGGTCAGTGTCTTCGGCGAACTCCTCATCACCGCGGGCCTGGTGCTCGGCCTCTTCGTCGTCTACTCGCTGTGGTGGACGAACGTCGTCGCGGACCGCACGGCGCACCAGCAGGGCGACAAGGTCCGTGACAACTGGGCGGCGGCGGACAAGGGCCCCGGCGCGCTGGACACCAAGGACGGCATCGGCTTCCTGCACGTCCCGTCCATGAAGAACGGTGAGGTGCTCGTCGAGAAGGGCACCTCCACGGAGATCCTCAACGACGGCGTCGCCGGCTACTACATGGACCCCGTCAAGTCGTCCCTGCCGATGACCGGCAAGAACGGCAACTTCACGCTCGCCGCCCACCGCGACGGCCACGGCGCCAAGTTCCACAACATCGACAAGGTGGAGAAGGGCGACCCGATCGTCTTCGAGACCAGGGACAAGTGGTACGTCTACAAGGTCTTCGGCATCCTCCCCGAGACCTCGAAGTACAACGTGAAGGTCCTCGGCCCGGTCCCCAAGGAGTCCGGCAAGAAGAAGCCGGGCCACTACATCACCCTGACGACCTGCACGCCCGTCTACACGTCCCGCTACCGGTACGTCGTCTGGGGCGAGCTGGAGCGCGTCGACAAGGTGGACAGCGCGCGGACACCGCCGAAGGAACTGCGCTGACACCGCCGAACGCACTGCGCTGAGCCGCCGCCCCGCAGCTCGCGGGCGGGGTCCGGGCACGGAACCGGTGCTCCCGAGGCCGTGGCGCGCGAGATTCCCGGCGAGGCGCCGCACACACGACAGATCCCCGGTACCTCGTGACGAGGTACCGGGGATCCGCTGTACGGAAGGGGCGGCGACGGCCCCGGGGACCACCTACCCGGTGACACCACCGAAGAAGTTGGTGCCGCCGTCGTTGCCGCCGTTGTTCCCGCCGCCGCCGATGGTGGTCAGGGTGATCGCCGCGTTCGGGTCCGCCTGGCCCTGCTGCGGGTTCTGTGCGATGACGCGGGCGTTGTCGCCCTGATCGCCCTGCACCTGGATGTTGTTGAAGCCGTTCTGCTGCAGGATCTGCTTGGCCTGCTGAAGGGTCCGGTTCGCGACGTTCGGGATGTCCTTCTGCGGGCTCTGGACCTTCTTGCCGATCTGGATGTTCACCGTGGAGTTCTTGTCGGCCGAGCTGCCCGCCTGCGGACTGGTCGAGATGACCTTGCCGACCTGGGCGTCGTCCGCGGTGTCCACCTCGGTGCAGTTGCCGGCCAGGTTGCTCGCGGTCATCTGCGCCTTGGCCGCCTCACA
This window encodes:
- a CDS encoding peptidylprolyl isomerase, which codes for MAEQLYATLKTNQGDIEVRLLPNHAPKTVRNFVELATGEREWVNPETGAKSTDKLYDGTVFHRVISGFMIQGGDPLGNGTGGPGYQFEDEFHPDLAFDKPYLLAMANAGPGTNGSQFFITVSPTAWLTRKHTIFGEVAGPASQKVVDAIAGTQTNPRTDRPVNDVVIESVVVETREG
- a CDS encoding rhomboid family intramembrane serine protease; this encodes MDQAPGSPQGPKDQGSQDAQGLPTCYRHPDRETGVRCSRCERPICPECMVSASVGFQCPECVRGGSGTGHPPAASRPRTLAGGTVAADPRLLTKILIGINLALFLVQQAVGDRFTDSFDLIGRAYVPVLGSVEGIAEGQWYRLLTSMFLHASYIHILFNMLSLWWIGGPLEAALGRARYLALYFVSGFAGSALTYLLAAPNQPSLGASGAIFGLFGATGVLMRRLNYDMRPLIGLLVVNLIFTFTPAFGISWQAHIGGLVGGVVVGYAMVHAPRERRALVQYGVCAAVLVAVVVATLVRTAQLT
- the crgA gene encoding cell division protein CrgA, whose amino-acid sequence is MPKSRIRKKADYTPPQAKQTTNIKLTSRGWVAPVMLAMFLIGLAWIVVFYVTDGSLPVDALDNWNIVVGFGFIAAGFGVSTQWK
- a CDS encoding DUF881 domain-containing protein: MSNSADSPGTGSSPADTRRFRPVRVLTVAVFALAGLIFFTSFNTAKGTNIRTDASLLKLSDLIQERSHKNASLDDSNGALRDQVDALAGRENGGSKAESDKVAALEKKAGTQPLKGKAVTVTLNDAPPNATAKLPGYPEPQPDYLVIHQQDLQAVVNALWLGGAQGIKVMDQRLISTSAVRCVGNTLILQGRVYSPPYKITAVGDPQKLQKALADSRAIQNYMVYVNVYGLGWKVEENGTVTLPGYSGTVDLHYAKPVE
- a CDS encoding class E sortase; the protein is MRVVVRTLSELCITVGTLIVLFVVYVLFWTGVKADSEMGHQIDQLQRQWSKGALAQQRGTPTAAPATESPKAPPSYTYGKPFAVMYIPRLGFTWNKPVLEGTGTSVLKKGLGHYRGTAQLGQTGNFAVAGHRRTYGDPLKDFPKLRHGDAVVLTDGTTWFTYRIDKGPYKTVPTDVEVIDPVPRKSGYTAPGRYLTLTTCEPEWGHSHRLIVWAHLDSTQPVEAGKPGALRR
- a CDS encoding aminodeoxychorismate/anthranilate synthase component II, with the protein product MSARILVVDNYDSFVFNLVQYLYQLGAECEVLRNDEVSTAHAQDGFDGVLLSPGPGAPEQAGVCIEMVRHCADTGVPVFGVCLGMQSMQVAYGGVVDRAPELLHGKTSLVEHEGRGVFAGLPSPFTATRYHSLAAEPETVPTALEVTARTHDGIIMGLRHRELPVEGVQFHPESVLTEHGHRMLANWLVECGDQGAVARSAGLAPVVGRATA
- a CDS encoding class E sortase codes for the protein MTALRPERESGAAYGAAGGDGSSYGQQPYGAPGAFEGAIEQLADPLTDPLPGTAPAPGRTPPVHTAPGHAVPAAPTAGPQAGPGQQWPGHHQYAGDGSAGYARDWQGAAQGGYDGARQRQPYAEPATTAMPAFQESAPPYGASTAPPPYTPPPTPSAPVYGASTASSGPVPGPGYGGVPPTAARPLDDETVALRASEVSEARLMAAPKTRTDAADDSAAVPGGRAARRKAARRHGRHGGPPESLESQTPQEGAQEASGAPLSRVAARRAAQARKPGAAVVVSRMVGEVFITTGVLMLLFVTYQLWWSNVRAHQQAGSAAHHLQEDWASGKRSPGTFEPGQGFAILHIPKLDVVAPIAEGTSKTKVLDRGMVGHYGEGSLKTAMPDAKTGNFGLAGHRNTHGEPFRYINRLKPGDAIVVETQDDYFVYKMASILPVTSPSNTSVLAPVPKGSGFTGPGRYITLTTCTPEFTSKYRMIVWGKMVEERPRSKGKPDALIG
- a CDS encoding class E sortase, with amino-acid sequence MAARTDHDERTDADAEAPAPKRRGPGRIAMAVSVFGELLITAGLVLGLFVVYSLWWTNVVADRTAHQQGDKVRDNWAAADKGPGALDTKDGIGFLHVPSMKNGEVLVEKGTSTEILNDGVAGYYMDPVKSSLPMTGKNGNFTLAAHRDGHGAKFHNIDKVEKGDPIVFETRDKWYVYKVFGILPETSKYNVKVLGPVPKESGKKKPGHYITLTTCTPVYTSRYRYVVWGELERVDKVDSARTPPKELR